A segment of the Sulfurovum indicum genome:
GATTATCTTATAGGCTTCCAGCTTCTTTTGGTCTATCTTCACTTTATGCCTGAAATATCTTTTCAGAAAATAGATCTCATCTGCTTTCTTCAGACGGAACTCTTCGCAGACGGATGCAAGGTCAAAATATCTGTCATTGATACTCGCATATTCCCAATCGATCACCTTTACCCGGTTTCCGAAAAGTATATTCAAAGGATTGAGGTCGTTATGGGAGAGTACGTCATCATTGGCTGATCGTTCTGCACACCTCACCGCATTTCGAAGCTTTTTTCCTTTTATAACCAAGGAGCGTCTGGGATTGAACCGATGTGCTCTAAACCTTAATTTATGAAGTTTGTACACTGTGAGCGCCAGATGGTGAAGATCATATCTCGCAAGTCTCTTCCTATGAGTTCCTTCACTAAGGAACTCAGTGACCATAATATCGTTTGAAAGATCTAAAAAATATGGTTTGGCGGTCAGCTGCTTTTTGCCGGCTAAACGCTGCAAGCGATATTCACTTCTTCTGTCGATACCCTGCTGATTGAAATGACGTATCAGGTATTGTTTGTGTGATAATGTACTTGCAAGGTAGTTGTCGTTGCAGTATCCTTGAGAAGAAAGCCGATCCAAAGATAAAATCGGATCATCCTTAAAGAGAGAATAATGCTCAAGCAGAGTTTTTTTGATGTGCATGATATGCCTTACTCCAGCGGACATAGCCATAGAATGCCAGAATTACATAGATTACAAAAAGTACAATGGTTGCCAGATAGCCGGACTTGAAGTAGAGCACGACAGCAGTAGAGTCGATCACCATCCAGTAGAGCCAGTTCTCCAACACTTTTTTTGCCATCATCCAGGTGGCCATGCCGGAGAATACCATCACAAAGGCATCGTGGTAGGCGAACTTAGCTCCGGCATAGGTGGAGGTCAGATAGCCCAAACCCGCCGTACCAATGATGCCGAGTATAATAAAGACCAAATGATGTTTAAGCGACCACCGGCTGATCGCCAATGTCACGCCCTTCTCATCCTCTTTCCAAAGTATGAAACCGTAGACTGCCATGACCATGTAGTAGAAGTTGAGGATAGAAGAGGCCACCAGTGCCCCATCCCAGAAGATCACCGTGTAGATAAGTGTACTGACAAAGGCGAACGGCCATGCCCACTGGGATTCTTTGGCCGCGAGGATCACATAGGCGATGCCAAACAGGGTCGCAGCCACTTCCCAACCTGACATCTGTACGAAGGCACTACCTATGCTCTCAAATGAGAAGTCCATTAAAAACACCCCTTTCTGTCTTCTCCAACCAGTTTGATGACAAAAACCGACTGAGGGATCTTTTCAAAGACCGCTTTGATCTCTCTGTTGAGAAGATTCATAACTGTATCGTACTCACCGTAGATCTGTGTACTTAACTCCGTACAGACGATGTTGACCGTCCGCTCTTTTGCCAAAGCTTCGATGAATGCTGCAATAGGCTTTTCAAACTCACTTTTGAGCGGATACATACTGATATCTACGGAGATCTTCATGTGTTACTCCTTTTTAGAAGTCATATGATAGTGTAAACCCGAATGTCAAAGGATCACCCTGCTGGGTATATAGACTCTCTCCTTCAGGAAAGCCGTTATCAAAGTAGTACCCTCTGGTCTGATAGTCCGTATCAGTCAGGTTGCGTCCCCACAGGATTGCACTCCAGTTCCCATACATATACTCGATACTTGCATTCCACAGTGCATAGGGGTCAGACTTTTCATCATGTCCGTTGGAGAAGTAGTAGCTACCTCTTCCATCAACCGAAGTCTTAAAACGCCAGTTATCAAGGAACATGTAATCCAGTCCAATACTGTACTGATATTTTGGTGATTGTGCCGGTGCTCTTCCATCCTTGACTGTTCCGTCTACCGGATTATAAAACTCATCAAATTCAGCATGCAGCAGACCAAGACTTGCAAAAAGAAGCAGATTTTCATTTACTATATAGTCTACACTCTCTTCCAGTCCATAATAAGTACCTTTTTGTGCATTGAAAATATAGTCGGAAAACCTATCCGCACCGGTTACAGGGTTGTAATAAGAATAATATGTCCCTACCTGTTGATCTGTCCGTTTACCATAGAAAAGATTCAATCTGTTGTGCAGTTTGCCTTGCAGATAGGTTCCATTCACACCAAGATCGATGTTCCACAGTGTTTCAGTATCATAACGTTTAGGAAGTCCGCTGCTGTCTGTTACAGGATTGAATCCACCTGGTTTATAACCTCTTGAAAAGGTCAGATAATACAGATCCGTTTCACTTTCATGGTACTCCAAACCAATCTTCCCACCTACAAGGTTTTCCGTATCGTTGAATATAACGCTCTCAGAATCACTGTAATCTGTCTTCCACTGTTCAAGACGAAGGCCTGTCACAAGCATCCACTTGGGTGCCACCTCAATATCAAGCTGACCGTAAACTGCAACACTTTCTGCATCGTAATAACTTTTGAAAGGTACTGTAAGCCAAGTATAGTTCCGTACAAGGTCACTACTATACTCTCTATAGTAGGCACCGATCGTCCAGGCTGTCGAACCGTTAAAGAGCTTGCCATCCTCATCGGAAACAAGACGCAGATCGACATCAAATTGTTTCTTGGTTCTAAGATACTGGTCAGTCGAATCCCAGCCTCCATAATTCCACCCATCAGTCCAGTCCTCATCATAGCTGTACTCAAGGTCTGAGCTACTATAACTGAGTGACGTCACCATATGATAGGTACGCTTTATCTGATAAGTTGACTCTAACGCTACTGCATCAGTTTTCTGTGTATCTTTTCCTGGCTGATCCGCTTCAGATGTTCTTGTATTAAACCTGTTGAAAGCATCATATCCATTGTTTATATCCGTGTGCATATAAGTCAGGTCTATCGTATGGTTGCCTGAGACGATCCATCGCAGTTTTCCTTTAGCTGTCAGTTCATCGATATTGTTGGTATCATCCCTGTTCAGATAGGTATTGGTAATGTAACCGTCACTTTTATTACTGTAGATCGAAAATCTTGAAAGCAGTTTATCCTCTACTATCGGTGTATTGAGCGCTATACCGAAAGCTCTAGTATTGTAGTTCCCTATAGTCGTTTCAAGATGTCCGCCCGCTTCATTCGTCGGTTCATTAGTCTCAACATTGATCACCCCTGCAAGCGCATTGGCACCGAATGTTGTTCCCTGTGGACCGCGAAGAACCTCTATCTGCTTTACGTCAAACAGTGAAGCACTCAACGGTACATTGGAAAAATCAATTCCGTCGATAATAAGCCCTACTGAAGGGTTGACCGGTGTCTCAAACTGTCCTCTCTCTCCCATACCTCTTATCTGGATATACTTTGCTCTGGAAGCACCGGCAGAAAAGTTGACATTCGGTGTAGTTCCTACAACTTCAGCAAAAGGCTCGGTGACCTTGTCATAGAGTTTCTCTTCGCCGATCACGCTTACACTTGTCGCTGTCTGTGAAAGCTTTTCACTTCTGAAATCTGCCCCGATAACAATCGGATCAAGAGCAATCTCTTCTGCATAAAGCGTGCTGGCAGTCAAGATAGAGAGTGTGATACATGTGCGGGTAAAAATTGATGGTTTCATTGTTTCTCCTGTAAATGCCGGAGAAAAAGCGGTGAGAGTATAGACGACGGTCTGTTCACACCACTCTTCCTTCCGCCGGTATGATCCGGTTCAAGTTCTGCGGGTGGTTATCTCAGCCTTTTAAGCGGCACCCCGAGAGTGTTGATAATCCGTTTATACATCACAATAGATTTGAATAGGCTTAATCAAAAAATAGGTTCTTTTCTATTTGTATCAATAGTATGATACGCAAGCTGTAACGAATCTGCCTGTTGCAGCCTTGTGTAAAGGAACTCTTTTGAGCGTTTCACACTCTCGGTAAGACTTTCTCCCTGTGCCAAACAGGTAGCGATGGCTGATGAGAGAAAACAGCCTGTTCCATGCGTATGTGTCGTTTTTACACGTTGGGTACTAAAACGGGTAATACTTGCATCTTCCACCAGATGATCTACCGCTTTTTCTTCTATGGTGTGTCCTCCTTTAAGCAGTACGTTCCGTACACCAAGATCCAAAAGTCCCTGTGCCATCTGGGGTACCTCTTTGGCTGTCCCCTTAAACTCAGACCGTAACAGTACATTGGTTTCATTCAGGTTTGGAGTTACCAGCGTACAGAGAGGGAACAGGTCATTGACCATCATCTCAATTGCATTGTGTTCCAAAAGTATCTGTCCGCTGGAGCTTACAAGCACAGGGTCAAGCACGACATTGCCAAGCTGATAGCGCTCAATCATCTCTGAAACAACCTTGATCAATGCAGCATTGGCAAGCATGCCTATTTTGACTGCATCGACCTTCAGATCATCCAAGAGGGTTGTAAGCTGCAGGCGAAGCATCTTGGCAGAAACTGCTTCGACTCCACTCACACCTTTGGAATTTTGTGCCGTAAGCGCAGTGGTTGCACTGACAGCATAGCCGTTGAGTGCATGGATCGTCTTGGTATCAATCAATATGCCCGCACCCCCATATGGGTCAAATCCTGCGATCGTCAGAACTGTCGGAGTGTGATCAGATACCATAAGCCTCGAATACCCCAATAAGTGCTCCCGTCTTCTCTTTTGAAACATTATTACCCTCAAGTACCCCTGAGATCATTGCAATCCCGCTGGCAGCTTTGGTCTGTGCAACCTCTTTGATATTGTCAATTGTAATTCCTCCTATGGCCACCACAGGATACTCTACATGCTCTGCCCAGCGTTTCAGAAGATCTATACCGACAGGATCATAGGTCAACTCTTTTGAGATCGGTTCGAAAACCGGTCCAATTGCAAGATACGAAGGTTCAAAACCAAGTGCAATATCGATCTCTTTGGGAGTATGGGTACTGATACCAAGACGGATACCGGCATCAAGTATAGCTTGAACATCTGCTTCCTGAATATCTTCCTGTCCCAGATGGATACCATATGCCTGATGTTTAACAGCAAGCTCCCAGTAGTCATTGACAAAAAACCTTACATCAAATTCTCTTGATACTTTTATAGCCTCTACGATCTCATTCTCCAGCTCCATGCCCTGCATATCTTTGATACGCAGTTGTGCTGTAGTAATGCCGCACTCATAAAGCGGTCTGAGTTTTTCGGTTCTGTCTACAACCGGATAGATCCCAATCGGTCTGTCACCGCAGTCCGGAAATCGCATACGTTTCTCCTTTTGATATTCCATAGAGGTATCCCTTGTGGGTACCCCTCTTCCATTTTGGGCGACACAAGAGGTTGCCCCTACATTTTTGGTGTCTGTACAAAACATACAGCCATGACTCATTTAAAGAGCTTCCTGCATTATTTGTTCTGATGCCAAAACGGTGTCCCCACCGTCGGAGTGGAAGGAGAAGCGAATTCCCGCTCCTGCATCGCTCCTGCTTCATAACCCATACGCCCTGCTTTGACTGCCAGTGCAAACGCTTCTGCCATGCCAACAGGGTCTTGTGCCAATGCTACAGCAGAGTTAAGCAAAATACCGTCATAGCCAAGCTCCATTGCCTCTATGGCATGGGAGGGTTTTCCTATCCCTGCATCGATAATCAGCGGCAACTCGGGAAACGCTTCACGGATAGCTTTAAGGCTATATGGGTTCATCAGCCCTTTGCCTGAACCGATAGGCGAACCCCACGGCATCAGGATATTACATCCTGCATCAACCAGTTTTTTGGCAACAACAAGATCATCCGTCGTATAGGGGAATACCTCAAAGCCTTCTTTGACCAGTACCTTCGCAGCCTCGACCGTCTCATAGGGATCTGGCTGAAGGTTGTACTGGTCACCTATCACCTCCAGTTTGATCCAGTTGGTACCAAAGACTTCTCTTGCCATCTGGGCAATTGTGATCGCCTCTTTGGCAGAGTGGCACCCGGCAGTATTGGGCAGTACTTGAATATCCAACTCACGAATGATGTTCCAAAAGCCTTCACCCGCCTCTTTGTTGACCCCTTGTCTGCGCAGCGAGACTGTCACCACCTGAGCCCCAGAAGCCCTGATAGACTCTTCCATAATCGCAGGTGAAGGATAGAGTGCCGAACCGATGAACATTCTCGAGTTCAACTTCTTCCCGCCGATCTGCCAGCCGTTTTCATTTGTTTCCATCTGTTTTGTCATCTTACATCCCTCCTCGTTCCCATGCTTTGCGTGGGAATGCGTATTTCTGATACTGTTGAGTGTACGTTCCCACCCTCAGTATGGGGACAAGGTACACTTCTCTATCACTATCTGTACTGTCACTAACAACTGACAAACAAAGTTTGTCAACCACCACAAACCGGAGCAAGTATCTCCACCTCATCCCCCTCTTTCAATACCGTCTCCCGGTATTTATCCGATGGGATGAAGCTCATATTGACCGCCACTGCACCGATATTGCCGGTGTAGCCAAGCTGGTCCATAAGTGTAGCAACGGTTACGCTCTCTTCAAGCTCTTTACTTTCACCATTAACTGTAATATTCATTATTCTTTTCCTTTTGGAATCTAAGGCTCTCCTCGTTCCCATACTGAGCGCGGGAACGAGGTAAAAACACTCGATTTATCCAAATTTAACAAAAGTACTGCAAAGCAGTACCTGCCAACACTCTTCACCTTTTACGCTTCATTCTTCACTTGAAAAAGCCCTTCATTCAGGGCTTTTTCCACAATCGCCGGTGCCAGCAGATAACCATGTCTGTATAGCCCGTTGATACGGGTCAGGCCTTTTTCATTCTCGATGCGCGGCAGGTTGTCTTTGAATGCCGGACGGCAGTTGGTCTCGGAATTGACCACACGTGCTTCTCCGAAGTTAGGATGAACCGTATAGAGTGCTGAAAGCAGTTCCATACTGGAACGTACTGAAATAGGTGAAGTATCTTCACTCTCTATTTCAGTTGCCCCGATGATATAACGCTTGTAGCCGGTTGTTTGTGAAAGCTTACAATCCTTACAATACTCCAAGTCTATCCCTTCACAACCACTGCCTCTTGGTACGATGTAAAGTTTGTAACGCGGATGCATCAGACGGGTTGGACGGGAGATATCAATATCATTTGATTCCACCCACATAACCTCACCGCGTACACCACGCAGGTCTTTGAAATACTCTTTGGCACCTACACCACGGGTATCGAATACCCAGTCAAACTCCTCTACACTATCTTTAGTATATACTTTGCCAGCCTCTATCTTCTCAACCGGTGTGTATTCTCTAATACTGACATTCTCATAGCGGTCAAAATAGTTGACAGAAAATGCCATGAAACGCTGTGCATCAACCAAGCCTTCACTCGGAATGTAAAAACCTTTTTGATGGGTGTACAGGTCAGGCTCAAGCTTACTGATCTTTGTTCTGTCCAATACCTCTATGGAGCCTGCAGCATCAACTTTGCGCTGAAGCATTCCGATGAAATGCTCCAGCTCCCCCATATCCTGAGGATGGGCAGTAATCACTGTACCCTTTTGCTGGTACCCGTCAAAAAGTCCTATCTCCTTAAGCAGAGCGGGCCAAAGTGCTATAGAGCGATGACCAAGCTCAAAAATGACTGACTCTGCTGTTTCCATTTCTGCAAACGGAGCAAGCATTCCTGCTGCGGTAAAACCCGCTGCTGTGACCCCCTCTTTACTGTCTTTCTCAAAAAAAGTGATCCTATGGTTACCGGATTGAAGCAGATTTAGGGCGACCACTCTTCCTACCAGTCCGGCACCTGCGATGGCGATATTCATTCTCTCTTCCTTGCCATATTTTTTGGTATGTGGGAGGGAAGTATCTCATACTGTTTCCCACATCCATATTTTTGGTGTATTGAAAACACACCCTGCAATCATTTTTAGTTTTGACTTTCTAATTTTGCACTTTCAATATAAACTTCTCCACCAAGCTCCTGGAACTTCTGGCTCATCTCATCCATTCCCTTTTTGATCTCCTCTTCTGAAAGACTCTCCTGCTCGGCAGCGTAGTCTCTTACCTCAGCAGAGATCTTCATGGAACAGAATTTCGGTCCGCACATGGAACAGAAATGCGCTGTTTTGGCTGCTTCCATCGGCATGGTTTCATCATGGTACTCTCTTGCACGTTCCGGATCAAGACCGATATTGAACTGGTCAACCCATCTAAACTCAAAACGTGCCAGACTCATCGCATGGTCTCTGGCAATAGCACCCGGGTGTCCTTTTGCAATATCCGCTGCATGTGCCGCCAATTTATAGGTTATCAACCCCTCTTTGACATCATCTCTGTTTGGAAGTCCAAGGTGTTCTTTTGGAGTTACATAACAGAGCATTGCTGTTCCGTACCAGCCGATCATTGCCGCACCGATACCTGAAGTGATATGATCATAGC
Coding sequences within it:
- the thiE gene encoding thiamine phosphate synthase; this translates as MEYQKEKRMRFPDCGDRPIGIYPVVDRTEKLRPLYECGITTAQLRIKDMQGMELENEIVEAIKVSREFDVRFFVNDYWELAVKHQAYGIHLGQEDIQEADVQAILDAGIRLGISTHTPKEIDIALGFEPSYLAIGPVFEPISKELTYDPVGIDLLKRWAEHVEYPVVAIGGITIDNIKEVAQTKAASGIAMISGVLEGNNVSKEKTGALIGVFEAYGI
- a CDS encoding choline/ethanolamine kinase family protein, translated to MHIKKTLLEHYSLFKDDPILSLDRLSSQGYCNDNYLASTLSHKQYLIRHFNQQGIDRRSEYRLQRLAGKKQLTAKPYFLDLSNDIMVTEFLSEGTHRKRLARYDLHHLALTVYKLHKLRFRAHRFNPRRSLVIKGKKLRNAVRCAERSANDDVLSHNDLNPLNILFGNRVKVIDWEYASINDRYFDLASVCEEFRLKKADEIYFLKRYFRHKVKIDQKKLEAYKIIYRSLCEQWFDMNTPPSL
- a CDS encoding thiamine-binding protein, translated to MKISVDISMYPLKSEFEKPIAAFIEALAKERTVNIVCTELSTQIYGEYDTVMNLLNREIKAVFEKIPQSVFVIKLVGEDRKGCF
- the thiS gene encoding sulfur carrier protein ThiS yields the protein MNITVNGESKELEESVTVATLMDQLGYTGNIGAVAVNMSFIPSDKYRETVLKEGDEVEILAPVCGG
- a CDS encoding thiazole synthase; this translates as MTKQMETNENGWQIGGKKLNSRMFIGSALYPSPAIMEESIRASGAQVVTVSLRRQGVNKEAGEGFWNIIRELDIQVLPNTAGCHSAKEAITIAQMAREVFGTNWIKLEVIGDQYNLQPDPYETVEAAKVLVKEGFEVFPYTTDDLVVAKKLVDAGCNILMPWGSPIGSGKGLMNPYSLKAIREAFPELPLIIDAGIGKPSHAIEAMELGYDGILLNSAVALAQDPVGMAEAFALAVKAGRMGYEAGAMQEREFASPSTPTVGTPFWHQNK
- the thiD gene encoding bifunctional hydroxymethylpyrimidine kinase/phosphomethylpyrimidine kinase, with product MVSDHTPTVLTIAGFDPYGGAGILIDTKTIHALNGYAVSATTALTAQNSKGVSGVEAVSAKMLRLQLTTLLDDLKVDAVKIGMLANAALIKVVSEMIERYQLGNVVLDPVLVSSSGQILLEHNAIEMMVNDLFPLCTLVTPNLNETNVLLRSEFKGTAKEVPQMAQGLLDLGVRNVLLKGGHTIEEKAVDHLVEDASITRFSTQRVKTTHTHGTGCFLSSAIATCLAQGESLTESVKRSKEFLYTRLQQADSLQLAYHTIDTNRKEPIF
- the pnuC gene encoding nicotinamide riboside transporter PnuC translates to MDFSFESIGSAFVQMSGWEVAATLFGIAYVILAAKESQWAWPFAFVSTLIYTVIFWDGALVASSILNFYYMVMAVYGFILWKEDEKGVTLAISRWSLKHHLVFIILGIIGTAGLGYLTSTYAGAKFAYHDAFVMVFSGMATWMMAKKVLENWLYWMVIDSTAVVLYFKSGYLATIVLFVIYVILAFYGYVRWSKAYHAHQKNSA
- a CDS encoding FAD-dependent oxidoreductase, with product MNIAIAGAGLVGRVVALNLLQSGNHRITFFEKDSKEGVTAAGFTAAGMLAPFAEMETAESVIFELGHRSIALWPALLKEIGLFDGYQQKGTVITAHPQDMGELEHFIGMLQRKVDAAGSIEVLDRTKISKLEPDLYTHQKGFYIPSEGLVDAQRFMAFSVNYFDRYENVSIREYTPVEKIEAGKVYTKDSVEEFDWVFDTRGVGAKEYFKDLRGVRGEVMWVESNDIDISRPTRLMHPRYKLYIVPRGSGCEGIDLEYCKDCKLSQTTGYKRYIIGATEIESEDTSPISVRSSMELLSALYTVHPNFGEARVVNSETNCRPAFKDNLPRIENEKGLTRINGLYRHGYLLAPAIVEKALNEGLFQVKNEA
- a CDS encoding TonB-dependent receptor, giving the protein MKPSIFTRTCITLSILTASTLYAEEIALDPIVIGADFRSEKLSQTATSVSVIGEEKLYDKVTEPFAEVVGTTPNVNFSAGASRAKYIQIRGMGERGQFETPVNPSVGLIIDGIDFSNVPLSASLFDVKQIEVLRGPQGTTFGANALAGVINVETNEPTNEAGGHLETTIGNYNTRAFGIALNTPIVEDKLLSRFSIYSNKSDGYITNTYLNRDDTNNIDELTAKGKLRWIVSGNHTIDLTYMHTDINNGYDAFNRFNTRTSEADQPGKDTQKTDAVALESTYQIKRTYHMVTSLSYSSSDLEYSYDEDWTDGWNYGGWDSTDQYLRTKKQFDVDLRLVSDEDGKLFNGSTAWTIGAYYREYSSDLVRNYTWLTVPFKSYYDAESVAVYGQLDIEVAPKWMLVTGLRLEQWKTDYSDSESVIFNDTENLVGGKIGLEYHESETDLYYLTFSRGYKPGGFNPVTDSSGLPKRYDTETLWNIDLGVNGTYLQGKLHNRLNLFYGKRTDQQVGTYYSYYNPVTGADRFSDYIFNAQKGTYYGLEESVDYIVNENLLLFASLGLLHAEFDEFYNPVDGTVKDGRAPAQSPKYQYSIGLDYMFLDNWRFKTSVDGRGSYYFSNGHDEKSDPYALWNASIEYMYGNWSAILWGRNLTDTDYQTRGYYFDNGFPEGESLYTQQGDPLTFGFTLSYDF